The stretch of DNA agggcttgcgggcgggaaattgaaattttcgccctagggcggaaaagtgttttatacagaagtttgtttttattaattctcctttttttccttacaagtgtgatgaaaaacattgtgtgtgccacgggcggtaaagaaattccgaactcgtgaacattttaagccctcgcttcgcgtcgggcttaaaattgacactcgttcgtaatttcttatttcccgcccttaatacacaatgtactattttaataGGATTACTTTGCTAGTTGGGTGACTACTGagattattattttgtattattatgcGGGAAGGAATGTTTTGGTACATATTAGCTTTGACTCAGAGCCAGATACTCAAAGATCTTCacgtttctttttttcttttggtTCGCAATCACAGCCAAAAGTCGGTTGAGGTACTTCCGTCATTCCTTTACGAACATTTACTTTGTTCGTCATCCTCTTGCTCCATTCCTGCAAAAAGTGAACAATTTTTGTCTACGCGTCCTTTTTGTGCGCAACAGCGACATTACTCCTAGTTATCAAAGCTAAAGATCTCAAATAAAATCACTCACCTGGAACAGCACCGCATGATAGCAAAAAATATGTTGAGGAAGCAGATGATCGTTGACAAACTTCCTTCCGTTCCTCGCTATCTTCAACGCTTCCTCGTCGTGCGCGCGCGCCCACCGCGCTCTCTGTGCCAAGTCCGACAGATCACGTGACACCGGCACGAAGTGTTCCCACGGGACGAGCTGCCCGTAGAAGTGCTCGTAGTACGGTGACGTTTGCTTCATCACCGTGCCGCCGCCCGCGAGCAGGTACGGCAGTCGGTATGATGCTACTGTGCCGTCGATGTTTATTTGGTATTTGTACTGAAAGTAACAAGATCAAGTAATTTTATAGTATTAGTTAGATTTATTTGTAGTAAACGCAACTGCTAAAGTAAAAATCATAGATACAGGAACAATGGTTACCCtgaagatgaaatttggtatgacaATAGTTGGAGGCCTGGGGAaacaggatagtttttatcaatcatcatcattctacgcagacgaagtcATGGGCAGAAGCTATACTACCTATATACCAACATTAAACTCTTTCATTTAAAAActctgtatttttaaataattatacttacaaatatttttacttaCATCGAAGaacttaaaaaaagaaatatgcgGCGACTTCGGCCCATACTGTTCTTGTTTATCCAAGAAAAAGAAGAAGTTAGTAAGAGACACGTTGAAGAGGTCCGGGTTGGCGCGAGCGACGTCGACCAGCTGCAGGCGCTCGGCGCGCGAGTCGCGGCCGCGCCAGAACGCGCGCGGCTCGCGGGCCTCCCACGGCTTCTCGACGTTGCCTTGTACTGATAGAATGTCGAGGGTTACTCTGAAAAAGCAAACATTACCATTTTAAGGGAAGAACATTTATCAAGCATTCGCCCGCCACTTAGAAGTAATTTTGACACAACTAGCTTGATACATATAACATTTTGTATCAGAGAGTAGTGCTTTGGACATGTTTTGAAAAGCCAGTCCTTAAAATTGACTTCTAAATGGCGACTACAAATACGACTATAAGGATATGCTGTGATGACGCCAAAAGAACGAGAATCTGGTACAATGCCTTCTAAAGTTCGTAAAGGGTTTATATTTGCCAGCCAAAAAACAACCTTGATATTCTTAATTTACAATTGAAATTTGGTTGCCATTTAGACTTGAT from Cydia splendana chromosome 5, ilCydSple1.2, whole genome shotgun sequence encodes:
- the LOC134790578 gene encoding protein O-glucosyltransferase 2-like isoform X2; this translates as MKHRDCRVWVNKLDRKDGTFIIRYKVYETCQDMSISVYYKSKHITGSPYHYAGPIQPDQCDCPEQDINVWLEKYGCPESFTKINQDLKPFINVDMAVNVPKIVEKYHKPDTTSFCHYVIKNNKIYRDCYGKHVGFNMFSDNVLLSLSRKVRLPDMELVINLGDWPLIRKNTELLPVFSWCGSEDTMDIVMPTYDLTESTLENMGRVTLDILSVQGNVEKPWEAREPRAFWRGRDSRAERLQLVDVARANPDLFNVSLTNFFFFLDKQEQYGPKSPHISFFKFFDYKYQINIDGTVASYRLPYLLAGGGTVMKQTSPYYEHFYGQLVPWEHFVPVSRDLSDLAQRARWARAHDEEALKIARNGRKFVNDHLLPQHIFCYHAVLFQEWSKRMTNKVNVRKGMTEVPQPTFGCDCEPKEKKKREDL